A region from the Kribbella shirazensis genome encodes:
- a CDS encoding glyoxalase, producing MTSIDTITLEVTELATAETFYASAFGLGSRLALRRSDSPTTGFRGFTLSLVVSQPATVDSLVRAALDAGATELKPVAKSLWGYGGVVQAPDGTIWKVATSAKRNTGPDTEQIDALILLIGAADVAASKQYYVDHGLTVARSFGRKYVEFEAAPGSVKLALYGRKALAKDAGVTPAGTGSHRLVIGADHGPLTDPDGFTWALPTQQPQEDARRVPSGA from the coding sequence ATGACATCGATCGACACCATCACGCTCGAAGTAACCGAGCTCGCGACCGCCGAGACGTTCTACGCGTCCGCCTTCGGGCTCGGCTCCAGGCTGGCGCTGCGCCGTTCCGACTCCCCCACGACCGGTTTCCGGGGCTTCACGCTCTCCTTGGTCGTCTCACAGCCGGCCACCGTGGACAGTCTGGTCCGCGCCGCGCTCGACGCCGGCGCGACCGAGCTCAAGCCTGTCGCCAAGTCGCTCTGGGGGTACGGCGGCGTGGTCCAGGCGCCGGACGGGACGATCTGGAAGGTGGCAACCTCCGCGAAGCGCAACACCGGCCCCGACACCGAGCAGATCGACGCACTCATCCTCCTGATCGGCGCCGCCGACGTCGCCGCGAGCAAGCAGTACTACGTCGATCACGGACTGACCGTCGCACGCAGCTTCGGCCGCAAGTACGTCGAATTCGAGGCAGCCCCCGGCTCGGTCAAGCTCGCCCTGTACGGCCGTAAAGCCCTGGCAAAGGACGCCGGCGTCACTCCCGCCGGCACCGGTTCGCACCGTCTCGTCATCGGTGCCGACCACGGCCCACTCACCGACCCCGACGGGTTCACCTGGGCCCTCCCCACCCAGCAGCCTCAGGAAGATGCGCGTCGGGTACCCAGCGGCGCCTGA
- a CDS encoding alpha-galactosidase: MDDRLRWSTPDVTLTFSLHDGPVRLVAAHGDHEPADGHGRPLVEIGAVGYGRSLSSNRHVGTVLGQRLRYVRHDDTGRTLRIVQEEPGTGLRVTNVFETGAGVRCWTEAEIDGTGPLELTFLSSLVVGLPSIDADLHLAENSWMAESRWSVRHLRSENLADIVSAGHHHVARSRCAVTGTNSWSTGERLPIGVLIGRGTPYAIGWQIEHNGPWHYEIGESRDGGYLLLSGPTDQEHQWSVEITAGNPFTTVPVSLVAGTDRDSIFAALTRQRRAIRHRRPADDRMPVIFNDYMNTLLGDPTTDKLLPLIDAAAGVGADYFCIDAGWYADGDWWNTVGAWQPSATRFPNGLAEVIDRIHQRGMVPGLWLEPEVIGVRSPIAAELPDDAFLTRRGERVSESGRYLLDLRSTAARKHLDATVDRLVDEFGVGFFKFDNNTMTGPGTDKGGTSLGQGLLEHHRALLSWLDGLHRRHPELLIENCASGAMRMDYAMLSRLHLQSTSDQENPLLYAPITAAAPAAVLPEQAGHWAYPVSGSSREEFLLALINGIPGRLYLSGHLNRMTPAELDLIRAALAAHRVLLDDLDSFVPAWPLGLPAWTDEWIALSLNGPTVSYLTLWHRGPGPSTVALELPQAVIEPHFPLDPAGWAFDWADGTLTVTTTTPEPSARVVRLTS, encoded by the coding sequence GTGGACGATCGGCTCCGGTGGAGTACCCCTGACGTCACCCTCACCTTCTCTCTTCACGACGGCCCGGTGCGCCTGGTTGCCGCGCACGGCGACCACGAGCCGGCCGACGGACACGGCCGGCCGCTGGTGGAGATCGGCGCCGTCGGATACGGGCGGTCCCTGAGCAGCAACCGGCATGTCGGCACGGTGCTTGGTCAGCGACTGCGCTACGTCCGGCACGACGACACCGGGAGGACACTCCGCATCGTTCAGGAGGAACCGGGCACCGGGCTCCGGGTCACCAACGTGTTCGAGACGGGCGCGGGCGTGCGCTGCTGGACCGAGGCGGAGATCGACGGCACGGGCCCCTTGGAGCTCACCTTCCTCTCCTCGCTGGTCGTCGGCCTTCCGTCGATCGACGCGGACCTCCACCTCGCCGAGAACAGCTGGATGGCGGAGAGCCGCTGGTCGGTCCGGCACCTGCGATCGGAAAACCTCGCGGACATCGTCAGCGCGGGGCATCATCACGTCGCCCGCAGCCGCTGTGCGGTGACCGGGACGAACTCGTGGTCCACCGGTGAGCGCCTGCCGATCGGTGTGCTGATCGGCCGCGGTACGCCGTACGCCATCGGCTGGCAGATCGAGCACAACGGGCCCTGGCACTACGAGATCGGCGAGAGCCGCGACGGCGGCTATCTGCTTCTCAGCGGTCCGACCGACCAGGAGCACCAGTGGAGCGTCGAAATCACCGCCGGCAATCCCTTCACCACCGTTCCGGTCTCGCTCGTCGCGGGTACTGACCGCGACAGCATCTTCGCGGCCCTCACCCGTCAGCGTCGTGCGATCCGCCACCGGCGTCCAGCCGACGACCGGATGCCGGTGATCTTCAACGACTACATGAACACGCTGCTCGGCGATCCCACCACCGACAAGCTCCTCCCCCTCATCGACGCGGCCGCCGGCGTCGGGGCCGACTACTTCTGCATCGACGCCGGCTGGTACGCCGACGGCGACTGGTGGAACACCGTCGGCGCCTGGCAGCCGTCGGCAACGCGCTTCCCGAACGGACTCGCCGAGGTCATCGACCGGATCCACCAGCGGGGCATGGTGCCCGGTCTCTGGCTCGAGCCCGAGGTGATCGGTGTCCGGTCACCGATCGCCGCCGAACTGCCCGACGACGCGTTCCTCACCCGCCGCGGCGAGCGCGTCTCCGAGTCGGGGCGTTACCTGCTCGACCTCCGCAGTACGGCTGCCCGGAAGCACCTCGACGCGACCGTCGACCGGCTCGTCGACGAGTTCGGTGTCGGATTCTTCAAGTTCGACAACAACACGATGACGGGTCCCGGCACCGACAAGGGCGGTACGTCGCTCGGTCAGGGGCTGCTGGAACACCACCGCGCACTGCTCAGCTGGCTGGACGGCCTGCATCGCCGTCATCCGGAGCTGCTGATCGAGAACTGCGCGTCCGGCGCGATGCGGATGGACTACGCGATGCTGTCCCGCCTGCATCTGCAGTCGACGTCGGACCAGGAGAATCCGTTGCTCTACGCACCGATCACCGCTGCCGCGCCGGCCGCCGTACTGCCCGAGCAGGCCGGTCACTGGGCCTATCCGGTCAGCGGATCCAGCCGCGAGGAATTCCTCCTCGCGCTGATCAACGGCATCCCCGGCCGCCTGTACCTGTCCGGTCACCTGAACCGGATGACTCCGGCCGAGCTCGACCTGATCCGCGCCGCGCTGGCCGCCCATCGCGTCCTGCTCGACGATCTCGACTCGTTCGTCCCGGCCTGGCCCCTGGGTCTCCCGGCGTGGACGGACGAATGGATCGCCCTGTCACTCAACGGACCGACGGTCTCCTACCTGACACTCTGGCACCGCGGGCCCGGGCCGTCGACCGTCGCTCTCGAGCTGCCGCAGGCTGTCATCGAGCCGCACTTCCCGCTGGACCCTGCCGGGTGGGCCTTCGACTGGGCCGATGGGACGCTCACCGTCACGACAACCACTCCCGAGCCGTCCGCCCGCGTGGTGCGACTCACCAGCTGA
- a CDS encoding FadR/GntR family transcriptional regulator, whose protein sequence is MTPVKPAVQPRGSGGSQTDVVVQSIRQMIIDGRLRPGDRLPVEKDLAAAFSVSRNALREGVRALSIMGVLETRQGDGTYVTTLDPSMLLAPMGFVVDLQDGSGTHHLHAVRRMLETEAAALAARQIDAAALTAAEELLHHNEVELRLAEPNHERVIENDIAFHQIIAQAAGNPVLSALITALGGRTMRDRLRRSITQPGADETAHREHLSILAALMKHDPDRARTQMAVHLFTVEDYLLERRASPPTE, encoded by the coding sequence ATGACCCCGGTCAAACCCGCCGTACAGCCGCGCGGCAGCGGCGGTTCGCAGACCGATGTGGTGGTGCAGAGCATCCGGCAGATGATCATCGACGGCCGTCTGCGGCCAGGTGATCGGCTACCCGTCGAGAAGGACCTGGCCGCCGCCTTCAGCGTGTCCCGGAACGCGTTGCGCGAAGGCGTCCGGGCGCTGTCGATCATGGGGGTTCTCGAGACCAGGCAGGGCGACGGCACCTACGTCACCACCCTGGATCCGTCGATGCTGCTCGCGCCGATGGGGTTCGTGGTGGACCTGCAGGACGGCAGCGGAACGCACCACCTGCACGCGGTACGGCGGATGCTCGAGACGGAGGCCGCCGCGCTGGCCGCCCGGCAGATCGACGCCGCCGCCCTGACCGCGGCCGAGGAACTGCTGCACCACAACGAGGTCGAGCTGCGCCTCGCGGAGCCGAATCACGAGCGCGTGATCGAGAACGACATCGCGTTCCACCAGATCATCGCGCAGGCCGCCGGCAATCCGGTGCTGTCCGCGCTCATCACCGCCCTCGGCGGCCGTACGATGCGCGACCGGCTCCGCCGCTCCATCACCCAGCCCGGCGCCGACGAGACCGCCCACCGCGAGCACCTGTCGATCCTCGCGGCACTCATGAAACACGACCCGGATCGCGCCCGTACCCAGATGGCGGTTCACCTCTTCACCGTGGAGGACTACCTTCTCGAGCGGCGCGCGAGCCCACCGACGGAATGA
- a CDS encoding L-fuconate dehydratase, protein MPRITSVETVDLRFPTSLTQDGSDAMNKDGDYSAAYVVLHTEDPALSGFGFTFTIGRGNDLCVAAAAQRARPLVGRDVAELCDDLGGVYRELQSDTQLRWLGPDKGVVHLALAAVMNALWDLAARRAGVPLWRLLAEMSPEQLVDAADLRYLTDVLDRDQAITLLTAQESGRRQRIAELESAGYPCYTTSAGWLGYSDAKLRRLCEEAVAAGYKHVKLKVGADLDDDIRRCGIAREVLGPDGHLMIDANQVWEVHEAIEWVKALAEFDPLWIEEPTSPDDILGHAAIRKAVAPIGVASGEHGMNRVLFKQMFQAGALDYCQLDAARLGSVNEVLAVYLLAAWFGVPVCPHAGGVGLCELVQHLAIFDYVAISGSLERRVTEYVDHLHEHFVDPCVVRNGAYVLPAAPGYSAEMHRESLATYSYPDGSYWAARLGGELP, encoded by the coding sequence ATGCCACGAATCACCTCGGTCGAGACCGTCGATCTTCGCTTCCCGACGTCGCTTACCCAGGACGGCTCGGACGCGATGAACAAGGACGGTGACTACTCGGCGGCGTACGTCGTCCTGCACACCGAGGATCCCGCTCTGTCCGGCTTCGGTTTCACGTTCACGATCGGCCGCGGCAACGACCTGTGCGTCGCGGCCGCGGCGCAACGCGCACGGCCGCTGGTGGGGCGTGACGTCGCCGAGCTCTGCGACGACCTCGGCGGGGTTTACCGCGAGCTGCAGTCGGACACCCAGCTGCGCTGGCTCGGCCCGGACAAGGGCGTCGTACATCTCGCGCTGGCCGCCGTGATGAACGCCCTGTGGGACCTGGCCGCACGACGCGCCGGCGTACCGCTGTGGCGTCTGCTCGCCGAGATGTCGCCCGAGCAACTGGTCGACGCGGCCGACCTCCGGTACCTCACCGACGTCCTGGACCGCGACCAGGCGATCACGCTGCTGACCGCCCAGGAAAGTGGCCGTCGGCAACGGATCGCAGAGCTGGAGTCGGCCGGCTACCCCTGCTACACCACGTCGGCCGGCTGGCTCGGGTACTCCGACGCGAAGCTGCGCAGGCTCTGCGAGGAGGCGGTCGCGGCCGGGTACAAGCACGTCAAGCTGAAGGTCGGCGCCGATCTGGACGACGACATCCGGCGGTGCGGGATCGCCCGTGAGGTCCTCGGTCCGGACGGTCACCTGATGATCGACGCGAACCAGGTGTGGGAGGTGCACGAGGCGATCGAGTGGGTGAAGGCGCTGGCCGAGTTCGACCCGCTGTGGATCGAGGAACCGACCAGCCCCGACGACATCCTCGGACACGCCGCCATCCGCAAGGCGGTCGCCCCCATCGGTGTCGCGTCCGGCGAGCACGGCATGAATCGGGTCCTGTTCAAGCAGATGTTCCAAGCCGGAGCCCTCGACTACTGCCAGCTCGACGCCGCCCGCCTCGGCAGCGTGAACGAAGTACTCGCGGTCTACCTGCTCGCCGCCTGGTTCGGCGTCCCGGTGTGCCCGCACGCGGGCGGGGTCGGCCTGTGCGAACTCGTCCAGCACCTGGCGATCTTCGACTACGTCGCGATCTCCGGATCGCTGGAACGCCGGGTGACGGAGTACGTCGATCACCTCCACGAACACTTCGTCGATCCCTGCGTGGTGCGCAATGGCGCGTACGTCCTCCCGGCCGCACCCGGTTACAGTGCCGAGATGCACAGGGAGTCGCTCGCGACGTACAGCTATCCGGATGGCAGTTACTGGGCCGCACGCCTCGGCGGCGAGCTCCCATGA
- a CDS encoding ABC transporter permease yields the protein MVVPLVWFAVFKYVPMSNAVLAFKNYNVIKGIWGSDWVGWQNFELFFRNPVFWTLVKNTFVLSVYTVAASFPLAIVLALALNEIRNGLFKRSVQLVTYAPYFISTVVVVSMTILLLSPRLGIVNEGLGFFGVPAIDFLGDPDYFRHIYVWSDVWQTTGYSAVIYLAALAGIDPALHEAARVDGASRLRRILHVDLPGIMPTAVIILVLAVGNIMAIGFEKAFLLQNPLNLSQSEIIATYVYKTGLLNADFSMATAVGLFNSVINLALLLIVNVIAKRITGNGLWS from the coding sequence ATGGTTGTTCCGCTGGTGTGGTTCGCGGTCTTCAAGTACGTACCGATGTCGAACGCCGTCCTGGCCTTCAAGAACTACAACGTGATCAAGGGCATCTGGGGCAGCGACTGGGTCGGCTGGCAGAACTTCGAGCTGTTCTTCCGCAACCCGGTGTTCTGGACCCTGGTGAAGAACACCTTCGTGCTGTCGGTCTACACCGTGGCGGCGAGCTTCCCGCTCGCGATCGTCCTCGCGCTCGCGTTGAACGAGATCCGCAACGGCCTCTTCAAACGCTCGGTGCAGCTGGTGACGTACGCGCCGTACTTCATCTCGACCGTGGTGGTCGTGTCGATGACGATCCTGCTGCTCTCGCCGCGGCTGGGCATCGTCAACGAGGGACTCGGGTTCTTCGGTGTGCCGGCGATCGACTTCCTCGGCGACCCGGACTACTTCCGCCATATCTATGTGTGGTCGGACGTGTGGCAGACCACCGGGTACTCCGCGGTGATCTATCTGGCCGCTCTGGCAGGGATCGACCCGGCACTGCACGAGGCGGCGCGGGTCGACGGCGCGAGCCGGCTGCGGCGGATCCTGCACGTCGACCTGCCGGGCATCATGCCGACCGCGGTCATCATCCTCGTGCTTGCCGTCGGCAACATCATGGCGATCGGTTTCGAGAAGGCGTTCCTGCTGCAGAACCCGCTGAACCTGAGCCAGTCCGAGATCATCGCGACGTACGTCTACAAGACCGGCCTGCTGAACGCGGACTTCAGCATGGCGACCGCAGTGGGGTTGTTCAATTCGGTGATCAACCTGGCCCTGCTGCTGATCGTGAACGTGATCGCCAAACGGATCACCGGGAACGGACTGTGGTCATGA
- a CDS encoding carbohydrate ABC transporter permease, which produces MTALSEARTSTSRRTERREARAQRIREPRTDRIFLFCVYLLLAVFLAIVLLPLLYIVASSFSSPEAVSAGRVSFWPVDFSLRGYEAVFANPQIVQGYLNSLFYTVVGTIVSVVLTVAIAYPLSRRTLVGRNVVMTLILFTMLFTGGLIPTYLVVQQVGLLDTRWALIVPQAIGVWQVIIARTYFRTAIPDELVEASQLDGCGDLRFLWSVVIPLAKPMIAVVALMYAIMQWNSYFDALIYLKSPDLFPLQLVLRNILILNTYSGGAIDASVVLQRQQLADLLKYSLIVVASVPVLLIYPFVARYFTKGIMVGAVKG; this is translated from the coding sequence ATGACGGCTCTGAGTGAGGCCAGGACGTCGACGAGCAGGAGGACCGAGCGCCGGGAGGCCCGGGCGCAGCGGATCCGCGAGCCGCGGACGGACCGGATCTTCCTGTTCTGCGTGTACCTGCTGCTGGCGGTCTTCCTGGCGATCGTCCTGCTGCCGTTGCTCTACATCGTGGCGAGCTCGTTCAGCAGCCCCGAGGCGGTGTCAGCCGGCCGGGTGTCGTTCTGGCCGGTGGACTTCTCGCTGCGCGGCTACGAGGCGGTCTTCGCCAACCCGCAGATTGTGCAGGGGTACCTGAACTCGCTGTTCTACACCGTGGTGGGCACGATCGTCAGCGTCGTGCTGACGGTCGCGATCGCGTACCCGCTGTCGCGGCGCACGCTGGTCGGCCGCAACGTCGTGATGACGCTGATCCTGTTCACCATGCTGTTCACCGGCGGGCTGATCCCGACGTACCTGGTGGTCCAGCAGGTCGGGTTGCTGGACACCCGGTGGGCACTGATCGTCCCGCAGGCGATCGGGGTCTGGCAGGTGATCATCGCGCGGACGTACTTTCGCACCGCGATCCCCGACGAACTGGTCGAGGCGTCGCAGCTGGACGGTTGCGGTGACCTGCGGTTCCTGTGGTCGGTGGTGATTCCGCTGGCCAAGCCGATGATCGCCGTGGTCGCGCTGATGTACGCGATCATGCAGTGGAACTCGTACTTCGACGCGCTGATCTATCTGAAGAGCCCGGACCTGTTCCCGCTGCAACTGGTGTTGCGCAACATCCTGATCCTCAACACCTACAGCGGCGGCGCGATCGACGCTTCCGTCGTCCTGCAACGGCAGCAACTGGCCGATCTGCTCAAGTATTCGCTGATCGTCGTGGCCAGTGTGCCGGTGCTGCTCATCTACCCGTTCGTGGCGCGCTACTTCACCAAGGGAATCATGGTCGGCGCCGTCAAGGGCTGA